From the Marispirochaeta aestuarii genome, one window contains:
- a CDS encoding FecR family protein, translated as MRKHPVFSPRRLSVLVVLGLFFAAALPSAAQVASIDYLQGWVDLRYPSGDVVEAMIGDELEKDDTVITGDDGTATLARQGAAEIVINPNTVFSIREIDSGGQKETVMHTALGSVKFKFMRLFGIEPKISTPSSVAGVRGTEFTVYAGDEGSALFTVDSGEVMVTSQGIPVVLYEGEGVEVKAGRAPGEKFELKGRPIDYSSWADEKQAEFSADPIAGLRGIERQMDGYIREVENLTLAYEDNKALLKENVEELKKIKELHGSDESDKYYREEIVPLEKQGSVIFLNRRYWSLSSYSLKRYIGAKQYALMKAKWLTGKDNDNFEEYNSMYNDILDKFNEYIIIHLSTEDI; from the coding sequence ATGAGAAAGCATCCGGTTTTTTCACCACGAAGGCTTAGCGTGCTGGTTGTCCTGGGACTGTTTTTCGCCGCCGCCCTGCCCTCCGCCGCCCAGGTGGCGAGTATCGACTACCTGCAGGGCTGGGTCGACCTGCGCTACCCCTCCGGGGATGTGGTGGAGGCCATGATAGGCGACGAGCTCGAGAAGGACGATACGGTAATAACCGGCGATGACGGGACGGCGACCCTGGCACGTCAGGGTGCGGCGGAGATTGTAATTAATCCGAACACGGTCTTCTCGATCCGGGAGATCGACTCCGGGGGACAGAAGGAGACGGTCATGCACACCGCCCTGGGTTCGGTGAAGTTCAAGTTTATGCGGCTTTTCGGCATCGAGCCGAAGATTTCCACCCCCAGCAGCGTGGCGGGCGTACGGGGAACGGAGTTTACCGTGTACGCCGGGGACGAAGGCTCCGCCCTGTTTACCGTGGATTCCGGCGAGGTGATGGTGACCAGCCAGGGGATACCGGTGGTGCTCTACGAAGGCGAGGGAGTCGAAGTCAAGGCCGGACGTGCGCCGGGGGAGAAGTTCGAACTAAAAGGGCGTCCCATAGACTACTCAAGCTGGGCGGATGAGAAGCAGGCTGAGTTCTCCGCCGACCCAATTGCAGGGCTTAGAGGGATAGAGCGGCAGATGGATGGGTATATTCGGGAGGTGGAGAATCTTACTTTAGCTTATGAAGACAACAAGGCGTTGCTTAAAGAAAATGTTGAGGAATTGAAAAAAATCAAAGAATTACACGGTTCTGATGAATCAGATAAATACTATCGCGAAGAGATTGTTCCTCTTGAGAAACAAGGGAGTGTAATTTTCCTCAATAGACGATATTGGTCTTTGTCATCTTATTCCCTTAAACGTTATATTGGTGCAAAACAGTATGCACTAATGAAAGCAAAATGGCTGACGGGAAAAGATAACGATAATTTTGAAGAGTACAACTCAATGTACAATGATATACTTGATAAGTTCAACGAATACATCATTATTCACTTGAGCACGGAGGACATTTAG